The following is a genomic window from Dama dama isolate Ldn47 chromosome 4, ASM3311817v1, whole genome shotgun sequence.
ACTGCTAAAGGTCCATCTCAGGAAACCCGGAAGGGCAGGGTCTTCCCCAATACAGGTATCCCCACCCCCCGGGAAGGACCAGACCAAGATCACCCAGAAAGTTTTGCTCGCGCCACTCACCTCGGCCCGAGCACTGTGTGACTGGAAGAACACCGCCTCCTTGTGGCCGCACCTGAGGGAACAGTCACTCAGAGCCTGCCATACCCTACCCTCACCGCTTCTCGGTCTGGTGAGGATAAGCCagccacctcccctccccaatACCAGCTGCGCACTCACTTTTGGCACGGGTGGTCTTCGGTTCGCGGCAACGTGGGGTCCTGGGACACGTCAGCGATGATCTGGGTCAGCTCGCTAAGGGAATAGAGGGTGAATAATTATGCTTGGTCGGACCTCCCAAGCCAACAAACCCGTCCCCGAGCTCCGGTCCTGCCACTCACTCCACTTCGTGCGTGATTTTGTTGACGTAGATGCAGCTGTTGTCGGCTTCCTGCTGGTAATCACAGTTCCGGCACTGCGAGAGGGAGTGTGCGGCGGGAAGGGGGTCAAGGGGTGATACCCGAAGGGAGTGGAAGGAAGGGCAGGGTCTTCCCCAGAGAGCATGACTAGGAGACGGAATCTCGGAACTGGGGTCATGGGGTGTAATCCAGGATTACCTCGAGGATGGGCAAAACAAAGTCTAGTTCATTTGGGGGACAGTCTGGAGTTTAGACCAGGAGGGGTCGGGGCGGCACCGGGAGTAGGGCGGGGCCATGTTGGGTACCAGGGGGCCGGTCTCAGAATATGCTGCGGGCTCGCGCTCACCGCGTAGAGCAGAATGCGGTTCTCCTTGTCCTCCTTGGGGTAAAGCATGTTATTACTGTGAAGAGGGGAAGAGGGAAATCAGAGGTCAGTACTGGGGCCATTACTTGCTGCCCTTCCACACTGCTAGCCGGGCCTCACCATTCCTGGCAGAATCGAATACCCACGAAGCCGGGCTCGTAGGTCCCGTCGGGTTCCATAGCGACTCACTGCCGGTCCAGCTTCCGCGCTTGCTCCGCCGTGCGACAGGTCGCAGGAAGGGTCAGAACTCCTAGCTTCGCCAAACTAAGGGCGGAGCCGGGCACGTGTACTGGTGCCCGGCGGCTTTGTGCTCTCCCGTCTGCCCTGAGGTTTGATTAATTACTTGCTTCAGTCTCTTGATACCTCAGAATAATTGCTTCCAATTTCTGGGCCGTGCTTCCCTATTTCACACAATAGTGTAGTACGAGAGCCAGCAAAACGATGCGTCACGTAACGCGCGAAGAGCTTAGCATTAATGAAGGCGCCCCAGCTCTTTGCAGGCTGAAGGCCAGTGCACATGCGCGAGTTTACCCTTCGCGGACTGGGCTAGCTTTTGCCAGTTCTTCCTCTCGGCTTCAGCCTTCGCCCGCCAGGCCGTTTCCCGTGCCGCTATTGGAGGAACTGTGCACCATGAAAGGCCGTGCAAGGCCTCTCAGGACTGGCTGGGCCTACTCAAGCCTACCCGAGAGCCCTCTTCCGGCCGACGGCGAAGAGACGCGGCGATTGGTGGACTCTCCTGACGCGAGGGCGGGGATTGGCCAGGTCCGGGAGCAGGGGCGGGGCTGATATCCCAGAAGCGGTGGCGCCTGAGGAGCCGGTGTGAGGCGGCTGACCGGGCTGCGGGCCGCCACAGGGCGCGGCGAGATGGAGGTGACGGGGTTGTCGGCGCCCACAGTGAACGTGTTCATCAGCAGCTCTCTCAACAGCTTTCGCTCCCAAAAGCGGTACAGTCGCAGCCTCACCGTAGCTGAGTTCAAGGTGTGGCCATGGGGGCGGGGTCCGGAGAGGCGGGGCGTAGGTTTGAGGGGGCGGGACCAAGAAGAAATGGAGGGTCTTCCACAACGCAGGAAAGGGGCCAGAAATGAACCCAGGTTGCAGAGGTTGGGGACGAGACCTCAGCGGGGCGGGGCCAGATAGAACTTTAGGTTCCAGAGAATGGGTGCGGGGCCAGGGAAAATCGGAGGTTGCAGGGAGTT
Proteins encoded in this region:
- the POLR2I gene encoding DNA-directed RNA polymerase II subunit RPB9 — its product is MEPDGTYEPGFVGIRFCQECNNMLYPKEDKENRILLYACRNCDYQQEADNSCIYVNKITHEVDELTQIIADVSQDPTLPRTEDHPCQKCGHKEAVFFQSHSARAEDAMRLYYVCTAPHCGHRWTE